TACTTATTAAAAACCCTGAATATATCGGTGAATGAATGCATCCTTTACATAATCATTGGTctttgttacataactttgtctctatcAAACTTTTGGCACATTTTGTTActgtcaagggtcataactctggtctgacggATCCAAATTGAAATCCCTGGTGCACAGCttcccatgctgaataacaatcatgTGAGGTGTGATGAATATGGGTCAAATACTTAAGAGATAGGAATGACATAaatttggacggacggacggacgttgctcctgtccgtccgtccgagcttATATTTGCATACTTTGGTAGCTATAGGAACAATAGATAGCTGTACTTTTTCTTctgattcattccgtaagcttttatgtggctagTCTTTTACGTGGCTATAAGAAGAGTAGCCACAtgaatacccatatgtaggaacgtccgttcgtccgtccaaaTTTATGTCGTTCATATCACAAAGTATTTGAACCTACTCAACACGGGAAGctgtgcaccaggggttttaatttggatctgtcagaccagagttatgacccttgtctTAGTTAAAAATGTGCCAAAAAAGGGCCTAAGGTtatgtcgcatgtatctcaaaaagtattttacccaGTATTATTAAACATtgcaggaatattatttagcatgtgaaggtGTGCATCTTGGGTGcttttctttttacagatatcagtcggaccagagttatggcccttgacatagtAAAAAGTATtggcataacaagagctgtcagtggatagcgcgctcgactattctcagtggttgatagtataatataagcaatgactaaaactttaacattacaataagcatattttaagtcgaaaaggggccataattcagtcaaaatgcttgatagagttgccttctttttacagactgggtcatgatggtaaacaagtatgcaaaatatgaaagcaatatctcaatggactttgaaaatatttggggtgatacgcaaactttaacatttgtgtgacgctcacgctaacgctcacgccgacgccggggcgagtaggatagctcccctattcttcgaatagtcgagctaaaaaggcataaaatttgtgtcgcacatatctcaaaaactgGATgatctaggatcatgaaacatcataggaatattatttagcatatgAAGTTGCGCAACTGGGATTTTGTTCTTGATTTttatcagtcagaccagagttatgacccctgattgtcgaaaatatgcataaatgcaatacaagtttgtgtcacatgtatctaaAACGTATTTGACTTAGTGTCGTAAAACATTTGGAGAGTGTTATATACAATGTAAAGTagcgcacctggtgttctgtttaggATGTCAACCTGCCAGATTAGAGTTATagttagtgaaaaatacacataagtgCTTGCTATGTGGGGGTAAATAGGAGTGAGctggtcggtctgtcggtccgtttgttttcatggtttccggacaataactcataaaaGGCTTGATAGATTTAAATTTTTGGTTGATAGGTGTAACATCATATAATAGAGGTAAAGTTAGAcattggctacaaaccaccatttaatgacggagttatggcctctttcaaacttaaaatttgcaaaactcatggtttccggacaataactcatgaaaggcttgacagattttaaAAGCATTTGGTACATAtgtataacatcataaaatacaggtaaaattcgactttggctacaaaccaccaatttttgacgtagttatggcctctttccaacttaaaagccatacttctgtgacaaggccgtattgtgggggtattattcgtcactcctgtgacaattcTAGTATTccatatatcttttaaaaaatcaatcatgaaatcatgtaggaatattatccagcatgtgaaattgtacacctgattttttttactttgcaagaccagagttatggcccttgacttagtcaaaaaataataatgtttgtgccgcatgtatgtcaaaatgtacttgacctagagtcataaaacatttaggattaTTTTATAGCCTATGAAATTTTGCACCGGGTGactgttctctttgggattttactcagccaggtcagagttatggtccttcactaagtgaaaaatacacataaagtccTTAACACATCTTAAAAGAGTCGTTAAACCATGTAGTGACAGGAATGGGGGCACCTGTGCCCTATGGACACGCATCTAgtttctaaacattttaagagTAAATAGTTTGGTCCAATGTTCTAACGGCCGGTAGAACGTTATTGTTTCAAGTCAGACTGGTAGAATATCATATGTCTTAAATAATTAAGTCGCATTCGTTAGGTTAAGAGATATATATCATAgactcaaaaaataaaataatttgacgattagcatttaGCAATTAgcattagctatttgacatttagcatttggcatttagtATAAAGTATATGGCATGAAgcatttggtacgtagcattaagtaattggcattttgtattaaataattggcatttagcattaaatattcggcattggcaattagcatggcacaccggTCTtccataggaaatattttatccCGACATGTATACATCattcaaaagtgtttttttttagtgTCTAGCGGACACGTTTccgaaaaatgtaaattttgaaaatttgtgacACATTCGTacgagtttttttttcatttctgtttataCTGTTGTTCAAAAGAAAAGATATAGTTTAACTGATAGTTCATTCAAAACTCGTGATCTGACTAATTGTGATACATTAAAAAGGCTACCTTTTCATACGGTCAATCTTTGATCGACAGTATACTAGGGAGACCTTGCAGAGATTTTTCACTTTCTATCTTCCTTACATCTAACTTCACCACTTCTAACTTATAAGTATATGACTTTTAACTTCCAATTTCCTTACTACTTACTTACAACTTCATTACTTCCAACTTTCTTACATATTAAAAGTAATGAAGTTGGAAGTAACAAGTAATGAAGTTGTTAGTTTAAGGTAATGAAGTTGGAAGTTACAAGTAAAGAAGTTGCCGGAACTTTAAAGTGGCTAATGGTACCTTGCGGAACGGAAcgaaacggaacggaacaagttaAGAAAAAAGATGTTGGAAATTAGAAGTATATAGTAATTAAGTTTGAAGTTAGAAGTCATGAAATCAGAAGTAAGGAAGGTGGAAGTCAGAAGTCAAAAGTACTGAAGTTAAAAGGCCCTTCATATAGCGTAGGACAGTATTCTCTTTTCTAATAATTTTATACAACGAACTGTGTTCAGTCGATTAGTTATTTTAATGACCTTCAAGATGTTTCAAAACCACAGTTGCATCTGTAGCTACAGTGTCACGGACGGAGAACCTTATCAAAGCTGACGATGGTTTTGCACGTGGTTGAAAGTGTATTTGGGATCTGCTGGTTGAAGGGTGTTCCAAACAATAGCTGATCAAATGCGGTAGCGTCCATTTCTACCATCAAATGTACCTGAAATAAACGAATAGCCCAGATTACCATATTTTTTTGCAGGAAATGTGACATAATTATAGTCAATGACAACTACCATATTGATCCGGTATTTTCTGCTTATTTGGCAAGACTTTCATCCAGTTCCTCTTGTGCAGTTTAGAATTCTAAACACCTTAAATAATGATACAAGTTTTGCTAGGGAAGATGATTAAAAACTAATTTATTGACCATGATAGTTGCATGTTtaacagttttgttttcaaatggaaaAAAAGGTGCCTTAATATAATATACCAgtaatttgatacatttttttttgtagctGACGACTCGCCGTATAGTCTTAAATTTCATAAggatttaaattttatgttaaaacatataaaacaccTGTGTAATGATTAGAGAAAATCTACTTACATTACTactgtgtgtgtgggggggggggggggggtgtcagtctcaattgtttgaaaaatattggaGAAACAATATCGAATATAggattttaataagaaattaacatgtgtttgtaacaaaaaatgtggcagccacacaaaggcattatgaaatcttaagttttttttttctgctataaaacaagattttattattaaaatgaaaggCCTACAAGAACTTCGACGGGTCTTCGTGTACAATGGACAGCTATGATACATATTCAACTTTCAGTACCGTTCGTTCGCCGAGTGTTTTGAATACTTCTGTCGGAGTACCAGATTTCCTGGCTTGAAACACCACTTCCGCCTCTTGTTTCCAGATTGACAGTATTTCCGTGGCATTTTTGTCTATAACAGAATTGATAGAACGGAACgagattttattttacatgcatatgatgaatatttatgcaagaaaattatttttatattattgagAACCTTCAATATGGTCAAAACACTggatgtacaataaaatatataactttcaTGCAGCGGTGGGCCGTAAAATAGTCCAGGTTGCGACAGATACGTATTCATATTGACTAAAACTCATAACTTACCACCGAAATTAATGTTGAATTCACACCAAAGGGCTTCTGGAATATTTCTAAGGGTATTGCCTTCAAGCACAGCCAATGTAGGATCAATTCCAAGGATTTCTGTTGCAAATTTGACGTAATCTATGAGAGGCTCAGATTCGTACCGGAAAGTACTGGAACGAATTAACGATCTAAGTCGACGTTCTAATTCCATACTGTCAAGGACGTCAACCactgaaagaaaaatattctacAAAGCATAAGTAATAGAACATAAAAAAGTCCCACGACCGCCATTATAAAATAATTCCGTACAAAACAGCTGATCCGGAAAACAATATCAAACTATTGTAAAATTTCGTTATCGTACAAGCAAGTTAGCGATTCTTGTTTTGTAAGACAATATATAAACATCAGTTAATACCATAatcatcaaataaataaatatcaagaaataaaacaCTGGTTTCATCTCTCTCATGTGCACATGTAGAATATTTCATTCTCCAAAATGGCTGCAAATTCCGACCAAAGAACAAAACCCGCGAACCTACTATCTACTTCAATAGGAAATGTGTGTTATGTGCTTAATGTATTACAAATCAAGTATGTGAAATGTCTACAACAAGCTTCAATGTATGGCTTTTGTACTAAGAATTTTAGATCACCCAAATCTGTCTTCAAACAATCTACTGGTATTTTTtggataatttattttattacactcAAAACTTTTATATAGATAATTAGATATGAGTGAAAATAATACGTTTATACAACGCCAGTAACTTCTTTTGAACTCACCAACAAATACTCTTGGCTCCCCAACAATCTGAAATGCAAAGAATTCTGATTTTGATTCTGAAAGAAAAAGCGCACCCTAAATGATTAAACGTTCATATAGTTAATGCATCCATTTTATTGCGTTTATTGCTATAATAACTCATATTTATCTTTACGCtagatttaacgtcacaccgatacAATTAGTGTTTAtgtgacgactttccagcttttgacggcTAGaggagaccccaggtgccccttttgGCTTTATTTCACGCATGAGCGGACACTTCGGTGGAAAAAttgacctttcgtaagccagatggatgaaTTTCTCAcacgaaagaattctacaccccaaagcAGCTTTTGAATCAACAgaggtgagaggcaagtgattttaaaaCCTCCACCATGGATGCCCTTCATCTTACCTCCAGACTTGCTGcaagtattatatcaaaattaacGACACTGAATTGGTTAACCTAAGGCGGTTAAGTACTACAACCATCGTTCTCATAAATATTTCGCACACtcagtttaaaacaaatatttttttaaaaaattaccttAAATTTGAGAAAGCACGTGACAGGGTTTTCAGAATTACGCGGAGGTCTTGTTTCACACAGGGTATTCTCAATCAGATTCAAGCTCCTCCTATTGTCTACGCCGTACTGTCCGTTAACTCTTGCATTGCCAATATCTATCGTTATGAAGTACCGTTGCGTAGTGTTCACACTTTCTGCATCATCAATGTTACTGAAATGACCAAAAGACCAATTTTAGACTCTTGATTTTACTTCTTGTTAAAATGTGCCATGTTATACAATAGAAATAAAGTCTAGTTAATATAAAGCCTACTTCGTTTGTAATAATAACTGCTCAAGCTAAAATGATGACCTATTTGATTTACTCGGGTTCGAGAGAGTCTGCTAAAAATAGTAAACCAATTATCTGTATTGAAGGTTTCCATGGGCCGATTCGGTACGAATGGTCAAATTCAACAACAACCACGGTTGAGGTTATGGTTAGTGTCCtcatttttcatacagatctcagaAATGATTTCGGTGAAGAAAGTGACTAGTACTAGTGTAATGTTTATTAATCTTTACCCTATTTAGCGGAAAGTGatttttgcctttgcgatcagtgcaaaccaagatcagcatgcacatccgtacAGGCAGATCATgctctgcactgtttgctatttagtctgtaaattttcagtgacttACATCCCTTTCAACaataaattttactgaaatttagcagtgtaaaggttgaaagaaataaaatcatgtcGCTTACATCATTAAAAGCACTAGCGGCAACACAAGGATGGAGAATCGCATTCTGTATCTCAGTTTCTGAAATATCAATTATCTACTaattaatttagaaaaaagaaagaataaaaaggaacaaaaaacaCACATAGATTTTGTTCGTCAACGTAATATGCATCTGAGCTAACGCTCTCACTTAAAATTTGACAGTATTGTCCGTCAATTCTTTTAATACtcaaaatgttattacaacaTGACTGTCTATTAAATCATTAATTAGACCATTACTATAACATATAAAATCACATTCTGATTCAATATTgtccgtcattttttttttaatacttaaaTTATTGTAAGCAACATAACAACATTAAAGTATTTCAAATCATAACTTAGGCTAAGTACAGTTATGTTGTAATTTTCGTTTTACCCCTTCAGTATACTTATTTGGACTTGAAATGCCAAAATGGTTAATTTGTTACAGATTTCATTTTGATCAATTTATGCATTTTTGAATTCAAATGGAGTTCAATATCAGTTTATCATaacgcgggcttagcgcaaaacggttgtaactccttctttatttcaaataagttacaaccgtttttcGCTAAGCCGGCGATAACGTGTCAATACTTACTtacaataaaatgacaaattatcAGTTCATTGCAACTTccatttatatttcataaattctTACTTAGACTACTCAGTTTGACACATTGTTCATTATGATTCATCTATTTTGTCACATAGTCTTTTTGTTGTAATGTTCATCATAATTCATGatgaacagaaaatgaaaaaaagtgttaGTTCGTTGCAATTTTAATTATAGTTCATAAATACTTATTGAGActgaaaataccaaaaaaaaaaaaagaaaaagaaaaaaaaaacaaaaaaaaaacaaagaggtaaaaatgtttacatttttgtgtTAAAAGTTTCGCTCATTCAAATGCACTAAATAATATAGGAAACAAAACTGTGAGTTTACTATTCAACAATGGTAAAATCTAAGAAAATCTTACTTTACTGATTGAAAAAAGTCCGTTTGAAAATGGTATCTCTTTATATTCGTCAAATCAATGATGAGCTTTACATGAGCCACCTGTTTTGAAATAGAAAGGACTGATTAATGATGTACTTTAACTGTTCTGACGCCCCAAGGGTTTATAAACATTGCATAATGACTAATTCTCAAACGAGCTATAAAATCCCacttttttattgttacattattGATTAAGTTCACGAAATGTTGCTAACTAAATGAGGTGTGTTCACACTAACTCCATCAAAAGGCTAAAAtcggtttaacgttgcaccgacacaattataggtcatatggcggctttctagctttgatggtggttgaagaccccaggtgccacaccgtgcattatttcatcacgggtatgcgcctgggtagaaccaccgaccttccgtaagccagctggatggcttcctcacatgaagaattcaataccccaagtggggctcgaatccacatcggcgcaggcaagtgatttgaaatcagcaaccgtaaccactcggccacggacgTCCCAAAATCCTATATCGAGTTAACATAGGTAAAGGTAAAagcaaattttatttacaatCGCTTTGTGAAGGAAgaaatgaacataagctctgtaaaGCTTTTGAGTAAccttattttaagaacagttaaaaccaattataccttatcCCTAGCAATTTGCTGCTACCCATTTACAGCTAGGTCAACTGAGGCAATCGCGACAAAATGCCTTGCCCAAAGACACACAGCAATGgtagtagccaggaatcgaaccctgggccttcacctccgtaggaagcATCTTAGCCCTCCAAATAAATCTATCAGAAGGTCTTTTCTTATAAATCTATGTATCAGAAAGTCTCAATTCACCAATTCATCCCCCGTTAGGTCCAATCATTGTACAATCCCATCTATCAGGGGATCCAATATTTGcataaatctatatatatatcattGCTTATAAACATCTGTTGGAAGCTTCGGCAGCGTTGCtatcatgatttttttcttttcaaagattCATTGGGCGTATTTGCCATTTAACAGAAACATTTATGTCTTTGAAATAGGAAGAAATCACGTGATAATGACGAGTTGAATGAAAGGCTATATACAGGAAAAACGACTTGGACCACATGCTATGTTGAAAAGGGTTTAATTTTTTCCACAAAACAGAGTTTGACAGTAATTTGCTGCAAATTAAACATAGATACAATAAAAGTCACATGCTCTTGCGCATATAGCCCACAAAAACTGATTAAATACGTGAATACCGGCTAGGgtaatgagaaaaccaacatagtgcgtttgcgaccagcatggatccagaccagcctgcgcatccgcgcagtctggtcaggatccatgctgttcgctttcaaagcctactgcaattagagaaaccgttagcgaacaacatggatcctgaccagactgcgcggatgcgcaggctggtctggatccatgctggtcgcaaagccactatgttggttttctcataaggctcagatgttttgttttttattattattatttctatgcCTTTTCTCTGAGACGTTACATAAACGTAAATGGTAACATAAGAAATTAAGAAATACTTTTTCTGACAACGTGCTGACGTTATCAAAACACGTGCATCATTCGGGATTTACAAAGTTAAAATTTAGTATATGAAAAACGGTTAATATATTCCTTTGATGGGCCTTTCTGTCGTAACGGAACGCCTAGCGCTATAATTACCAAATTAAAAATACCATTACGGCCAGAAATGACACCCCAGTCATTTgttgacctttttattacatacatatgcttcatatttatgtatgtattttcatttttgtatttttccacACACTCTTTCCGTCTATCCTGCACCATTATGGTGGCTTAGTGCGCCGTTATCCGGCTAGTCCAAATGATCATTTTCAAAGGCGTTTTTATTACCACATATACAAAGTTATATGAAATTTAACGCTTGTAATTATTGACAGTAAACAAGGAAAACTAAttacttttattaattttttagcTGTAATATATCCCGAACCACAGTGTCCGGGTTCGAAAACGCCGTTAACAGTTTTTATTACGGTATTTCCGTTTTGATCAAGGGGTTTGGGATGATTCATACAGAATGTGGTCAGACATTGAAGTTCGTTCTAGGAACGGAGCATGATAAAGTATAGTATCGAAATAATATAATTCTATGTAAGCTCTAGATACAACAAACACAGTGTGAATTGATTTAAACTACCGATATGTATGCATATAGTGAAAAAAGGCTCATCATGTCCATTATTCGCCAAGGTTTGAAGGTACTAAATACCTCCGGGTAccattttctatgtaaaaacaacaatgtataatatgtttttatcagCATTTCCAGCCTTTCACGTGGCTGACCATAATATAACAAAACCATTGTCATGTGACCGAGACACGTTATGAAAATTCTAATATTGcctaggtagacatcaggaaatacctgcttttactttcattttacccAGCAGCTTAAACTTGGATGTATATatcgtagcttaaaatcatccacAGACGTTCCCTTCTacaatcaataatcaataataaaGCTTATATCTAGCTCGAAATATGCATTTACTTGGCGGGAAAATGGCACTTTATACTGATAtcatatggactacattcgagtagaCCACCGAGGCATAACTGGCAAATTACTACATTCCTACTtataacaaatttcaaagttgttCTTAAAGAACATAATTTTGACCGTACTTTCACGATCGTCGTGAAAAAAGTATGACGTAAAATAATTATGACGTCTTTCAAGCGACAAAATATGTATATCACTAACTTCGCATCATATAGATCTATTTGAATAATGAGAAAGTGTTTGCTTAACCGTGTATTTTTAGTTTCATCACGGACGTTTTATACATAAACACGTGTCTTATGGTGCATGATCGTTTCggaatttcggttgccatgacaagacacacacacgcacgcacgcacgcacgcccaAAAACTTTAATGTGTCAAACATTGAAGAATTTGATTTACCTTCTATACCTGAATTACACTACACTAGATTCTATATTCTGCATAAGCACGTAATAAACAATGATTTCCCAGAATTCTTATCTATTTTATTGTGTAAAACTTACATCATTTTATTAATACAGGTTTCCTCGTGAAAAGGCCCAGATATATAAAACGTTAACATGATCATAGACCACGTGACCTAGAAATTTAAAGGTTTATTCTATAAATGTGCATGCACACGCCACGTTTTATCCATCATCATTCTTTAAATAGGGTACATAAGATAAACAACACGACCACCATTCTTTATTCCCCTTTCATAAACTTTGCTAATTTACGCATCTCCTCGCCATAATCCTGGGCCGAATCGCCGAAAATGAAGCTCTGTTCCGTACTTGTTGAGTACTTTGATGCGGGCGGATTCTTTCCGTAAACTTCCGCTACCTCACGTGTTAAGCTCGCGGAGTTTCCGCAACACAGTCCAATATACTGGATCCCGGCCTCCTTTGCGTCTTCGGCGAACAGACGAATATCAGTCCGTGAGCAACGGACACAGTCTAGGTTGTCGGGATACACCAATTTTCCTAAAATAcgaatatttgtacaaaatatctgGTTTTGTGTGGTCTACGTGGTCAGAAATTTGGAAACGTGCTTATATCAAACATTTAATGTATATC
This is a stretch of genomic DNA from Mercenaria mercenaria strain notata chromosome 4, MADL_Memer_1, whole genome shotgun sequence. It encodes these proteins:
- the LOC123553316 gene encoding uncharacterized protein LOC123553316; translation: MRFSILVLPLVLLMINIDDAESVNTTQRYFITIDIGNARVNGQYGVDNRRSLNLIENTLCETRPPRNSENPVTCFLKFKIVGEPRVFVVVDVLDSMELERRLRSLIRSSTFRYESEPLIDYVKFATEILGIDPTLAVLEGNTLRNIPEALWCEFNINFGDKNATEILSIWKQEAEVVFQARKSGTPTEVFKTLGERTVHLMVEMDATAFDQLLFGTPFNQQIPNTLSTTCKTIVSFDKVLRP